From a region of the Neobacillus niacini genome:
- a CDS encoding FAD synthetase family protein yields MKVIYVNANNLQEIRQSSPNVAMALGYFDGVHLGHQKVIQTAKEKAKAQNLSLAVLSFFPHPKSVLCSDIAISYLEPLEQKIEKLEKLQVDIFYIVEFTKELAKVEANDFLDDYVIGLNAKEIICGFDYTYGAKASGTVKTLADYAAAHQVGLTVVEELTWNNQKISSTLIRKHLIERKLSELPNLLGGFYKTKYCQKNGILPNYSLPNVGSYKVLIEDRHSSIECVATVKCKKYIEIHHEMSILPNLLTIEWVEQLKTIPS; encoded by the coding sequence ATGAAGGTAATCTATGTGAATGCTAATAACTTACAAGAGATTAGACAGTCATCTCCTAATGTAGCAATGGCACTTGGTTACTTTGATGGTGTGCATTTAGGGCATCAAAAGGTAATTCAAACAGCTAAAGAAAAAGCAAAAGCACAAAATTTATCACTAGCGGTTCTCTCTTTTTTTCCGCATCCCAAAAGTGTTTTATGTTCGGACATAGCAATCTCATATCTTGAGCCACTAGAACAAAAAATTGAAAAGTTAGAAAAACTTCAAGTGGATATTTTTTATATTGTAGAATTTACAAAGGAATTAGCTAAAGTAGAAGCAAACGATTTTTTAGATGATTATGTTATAGGTTTGAATGCTAAGGAAATTATTTGTGGTTTTGACTACACATATGGTGCAAAAGCAAGTGGTACCGTTAAAACACTGGCAGATTATGCTGCTGCACATCAAGTAGGCCTAACGGTTGTTGAGGAGCTAACGTGGAATAATCAAAAAATTAGTTCGACATTGATTCGGAAGCACTTGATAGAAAGAAAGCTTAGTGAATTACCCAATTTACTGGGGGGATTTTACAAAACTAAGTATTGTCAAAAGAATGGTATCCTACCAAATTATTCGTTACCGAATGTTGGTAGTTATAAAGTATTGATCGAAGATCGACATTCTTCTATTGAGTGTGTTGCAACTGTAAAGTGTAAAAAATATATTGAGATTCATCATGAAATGTCGATACTACCCAATTTATTGACGATAGAATGGGTTGAGCAATTAAAAACAATACCAAGCTGA